TTCTGTAAACAGTGCCACCGCTTCAACCGTTGCCCGTGAAAATGGCTTCCGCAAAGCTTTTGACGGCTTGCAGTTCACCTTGCTCGAAACCCAGTATTGTGATGGCGATGCTGCCCGTTCCAAGGATATGAGTGCAAACTTCATAACCCAGGGTGTTGTTGGGCTCTTTGGTGCCAATGAAGGTTCTACTGTAGGGGTAGGCAATGCAATCGCAGAAGCTGGCAAGAGTGTTATCGGTGTTGGTTTCGACAAGTCCGATATGATTCTCAGCTTGATCAAGAGTGGTAATCTGCTTTGCACTATGGCACAGAATCCTGATGTGATGGGATACGAGGGAATGAAGACCACCGTAAAGGCATTGAAAGGCGAATCCGTTGGGGCTTCCTACTTTGATACCGGTGTTTCTGTTCTCACCAAAAACAACCTGTAATCATAATCATTGGCAACCTGAGTTGCCTACTGTACAAAAAGTGATCGTTTTGCTTGCAAGACGGTCACTTTTCTTTGCTTTACCAGGCATTTCTTTGTAAAAATACTTTTTTACAATAGAATATTTATGCTTTTATTTTACATATATTACTAAATTATCCCCATTTTTTTGCATATAAATGTAATTTGTCAAATTATTTATGAATACGTAAATGTATTTTGCTAAATATTTACATATCTTGGATTGTTTTACAACAAATACTAAACAATTTGCATAATTTGATTTACAAATGACTACATTTTTTCCAAAACCAAGTGTAGAATTCCCCATAAATTGAGCTTGGAGGCTTATATGGTTTCATTTTTTTTGAGTCTAGCCGTGCTTATTCTCGGCTATTTTTTCTATGGGACACTTGTAGAACGACTGTTTGGACCGGATGATCGTCAAACCCCTGCAAACGTAAAGAATGACGGTGTTGATTTCGTACCAATGAAAACCTGGAAAGTATTTTTGATACAGCTTTTGAACATTGCTGGTCTTGGACCGATTTTCGGTGCTATCAGCGGTGCCCTCTGGGGACCTCAGGTTTTTCTGTGGATCTGTCTTGGCTCAGTCTTCGCCGGTGGCGTACATGACTATATGTCCGGTATGCTCAGCGAACGCCACAATGGTGCCTCCATCAGCGAAATCACCGGTCGTTACCTTGGAAAGGGAATGCTCCAGGTCATGCGTGTTTTCTCTGTTGTCCTTCTTGTCTTCGTCGGTGTAGCCTTTTTGGTCGGGCCTGCCCAGCTCCTTGCCCGGTTGACTCCCGATAGCCTCACTATCAAAGTGTGGGTCTTGATTATCCTTGCCTATTACTTTTTGGCCACAATGTTCCCAATCGACAAGATCATTGGAAAGCTTTACCCGATATTCGGTGGTGTTCTTATTTTCATGGCTTTGGGGATTATCATTGGTTTGTTTGCAAAAGGATACAAAATCCCTGAGATCGCTTTTACCAACCAGCATCCCAGCGGAACAGCAATTTTCCCCTTCATGTTCATCACGGTAGCCTGCGGGGCAATCAGCGGTTTCCATTCTACCCAGAGCCCCATGATGGCCCGTTGTATTACCAATGAAAGAGACGGCAAAAAGATTTTCTACGGCGCTATGATCAGTGAGGGTATCATTGCCCTTATCTGGGCAGCAGCAGGTTGTGCTTTCTATGAAGGCGGAACAACCGTAGGCCTTGCCAATGCTTTGAAAGCATTCGGTGGAGCACCAGCCAACATTGTCTATGATGTATCTTTTGGCCTTCTCGGAAAGTTCGGTGGATTCCTTGCTGTCATCGGTGTAATAGCCTGTCCGATCACCAGCGGTGACACTGCCTTCAGAAGTGCCCGCCTCACAATCGCCGACTGGGCCCATATCGACCAGAGCAAGACGAGTAAACGTCTTGCCCTCTCTTTGCCCCTGTTGCTGGTAGGTTTCTTGATCTCCAAATTGAACTATAGCATTATCTGGAGATACTTCTCCTGGTCCAACCAGACTTTGGCAATGATTGTTCTCTGGGCTGCTTCGGTATATATGTACCGCTTCGTCAAGAACAAATATGCATTCCTCATGACCCTTATCCCGGCAATTTTCATGGCAGCGGTTACCGTAACCTACATCTGTCTTGCAAAAGAAGGGTTCAGGTTGCCTCCTACGGTAAGTTATCCGATCGGTATGGTCTTTGCAGTTGGCTGTCTGGCCATTTTCTACATCACCACTATCCGCCATCCGGAAAAGCGCGCACAGCAGGAATTGGCTGCCTAGTCCAGTATATTTCCATCGAAAGAGGGCAGGATGTTCATACATCTTGCCTTCTTTTATATTTTTTCGTATACTATGGATACTCCAAGGGAGAAATCCTAAGGGGGTGTTTCGGTTTCGACTGGCGGTAGATCAGGCCAGAGGCTGCAAGCGGAGCGCCAACTCCTAAAACTAGCAAAACATTTAACTGCCAAAAAAGAAGACGAAGTCTCCTTCAATGCAGAATACGCCCTCGCTGCCTAATAGCGCGATGACGTACAGGCCCAGTTGCTGCCGCTCTTAAGCACCGGTCACCTGTAAAAACAAGGGCTTACCTGGTTGAGTGCCTACGGCTTTCAGGGAAAATTTAGCAGGCTACGATGGAAGGACGTTTTGCAGATGAACCAGCCTACCATTGGAAATTTGATCATCAGCTAAGCTTGTAGACGTCTTTGGGTGGCCCGTTAGGACGGGGGTTCGAATCCCCCCACCTCCAAAACACCAAGGCCGGGAACCATTTGTAGGTTCCTGGCCTTTTTTATGTCCCATTCTTTGCTACCCAATCAGAGGACAAGCGTTGCAATCAGGACTACCAGTGTGGGAAGAATTACCCGGAAAAATACTTTCTTTGCTTGAAACAGCATTTTATGCTCCAGGTAATCTACCCTGAAGGCAGCATATTTGCCAGTAATACAAGAGCCGGGAATTCCACCAGGAGGGGACAACCACTGTCCTGCAAGAACTACATTACGAAGATTCTTTATATAAGCGGAAGGATAGGGAATCTTTGCACTTTTTTTTGTGATGACACACGCTTGGTTATATCCCCTATAGGCATTGCAATAGCGTCGATAGGTGCACGGAGTCCAGCTATCGAGCAATGAGAGTTTTTCTTTGTACCCTGGCCACAGTTCTTCGATTCTTTGTTCGATACTGCAGGATAATTCCTGTTTCTTAGCCTGGTAGGCAGTTTTGTCGTTTTCCAGTTCCTTCCAGTAATCCCAGGCAGTGCCATCCATTCCCCAGAGCGCCTGGATAATCTGTTTTCCCTTGGGAGCAAAAGAAGGTTCATAAAAATAGGTTTTGAAAGTAATCCTTTCCGATTGCCAACTATGGGTTTTTATCTGGGAAGCACTGGCCATGACTTCGCAGGGTAAAAGATTCTCTTCGCAATCCACTGCCCAGGCTGCCTGGAACATCCCGTAAACAGGATATGATTCGGGTTTGGAAAAATAATCATGGAACATACTGTTCATATAGGAGGGGTCGAGCAGGGTAGAAAAGGTGTGTGCAGCATCACAGGCAGGGATAATATAATCTGCGGCAAAGAACTGGCCATCCTCAGTCGTTATTCCCGTTGCATTCTGTCCATCTACTTCAATTTTAACGACTGGGCAATTTCCCTTGAATACGCCGCCAAGGCTCTCAAACCGCGAAAGCATCCTTAAAGCCATTGCACGGGAACCTCCCTCGGGGATACCCCCGTCACCACTTGCAAAATTACCATAGCACATGGGAAAGGAGTACCCCATCGATTCTGGCGTACAGAAATCGGAAATGCAGGCCTTGATCAAGGGATGATGGAACCTGTCTATCAAATCCTGCGTACTTATTCCCTTATAGCGATGAAACAATTTGAATGTCATAAGTGATTTTATAAGTAGGGAAATTCCCGAAATGGCACCTAGCTGTTCCGGTGGCACACCCGCGGGGATGACTGTCCGCTTTCCCAGCTCACAATCAGAAAAAAGAAGGTTTATCTGTTCTTCATCCACCGGGGAAAGGGCTATCCATTCTTTCCTGGTTTTTTCCAGGTCTTCATACAGGGTCAAAAATTCGCCATTGAGTGTAGACTTATACATAATCTCTTGACGATGCAAGCCTATGCCATGGTCCGGGTCGAGTGCCCTGGTCTCAAGGTACATGGCATTAAGGTCTGTTCCGGCTTTGCTTCCGATCATCCAATGGATGCAATTGTCTATATGGTATCCTTTTCGGTCCCAGCCGGTACATTCTCCACCTGCAATAGGGTTCTTTTCATATAATTCAACAAGATACCCTTTTTTCAAAGCATAGATTCCAGCAGTAAGGCCTGCTACTCCGGCACCGATAATGATTACTTTCTTTTTATTGGCATTAGTTCTCATGGTCCAAGATATCCTTTGCTATTTTTTCCATATCTGCTTTCTTTGGAATGGCGATACCCCTATCCTTGTCAGCGAGAATAAGCAAGGAATCACCCGTTTTAATACCCATAAGATCACGCATTTCCTTTGGAATGACTATCTGTCCTTTTTCACCAACCTTGACTGTGTTCATGAGCCTATCGTTCATACGTACCTTCTTATCAGTATAACTAGTATTAGTTGTATTACTAGTTATACTACAAGTCAAGCATTTCTTTCAGCTTTGATGCAAATCAAAAGCCAGGTACCTATATGCGGCTCCTGGCTTTCTGTTGATAGTGGATAAATGGGAAAAGGGGATAGTCCAGCCTTAAAAAATTTCCTGCATCTTTCTTATGCTCTTGACGATAGCTTTCTTCTGGATACTCGGGATAGTCGAATACATTGCCTTTTGGGCAAAAGTAACGCCACAAAGAACATTCAGCTTACCTTGCAACATTGCTTTATATCCGGTTTTTGCCACTTTGTGGGAATTCATTCTTCGTATGAACAAAGGCACCTTTACCGAACCAAAAACCGTTTCATACCGGGAATTCTTTTTGAGCGGCATCAAATTGGTGATGGTTACATTCGTATCGGAAAGTTCAGAAGAAAAGGCAGTACCGAAATTTGAAAAAAAAGTTTTGCTTGCCAAATACATTGCTTCCATAGAACAGGGCACAAACATATTCGCCGAGGAGATATTAAGAATTCTTCCTTCATTTTTTTTGGTGAATTCCGGCAAGAAAAGCCTGGTCAAGGAAGCAAGGGAAACCATAACGAGATCAAGCATAGCAAGGAAGTGCTTTTCCTCATGACCATATGATTTGCAGAGCTCACCGAAACCTGCATCATTGATAATATAGTCAATTGTCAGTCCTGATTTTTTGACTTCTTCAAAAATTTCCTTTGGGGCTGAAGCATCACAGAGATCTTTTGCAATGACATATATAGGGATGTCATATTTTTCTTTCAATTCTTCCTTTAACTGGTCCAAAGCTGTTTTGTTCTTGGAAACCAGTACCAACCCACCACCATGTTCGGCATGAATGCAAGCAACCTCTCTACCTATGCCAGAAGTAGCACTAGTAATGAGAGCTGTTTTCCCTTTCCCTGAAGTCATTTTTCTCTCCTTTTGATCATATTTGCCTATGCAAATTATCCACCAAATATTCCAGGAAAACTCCACACCTTTTTCAAAAATCCCTGAAAAGCCCTATGTCCCAAACTCCTATTTTTGTATCTTATTATAATATATAACAATATATACTTTCTTCGCACTAATTCCACTCTACCAGAGACAGGATACTATCCTAATATAAAAGTCCACGTCCTGAATGTAACCTTTTCAAAACTGACATTTTTTATTTACTCTTAATTTATATACTACACCCACAGTGCCACTTTTCAACCCCAACTTATGTCATTTCTTTAATTTTTTTTATTTTTCTTTGTGATTGCCGAGTTTCCTTAAAACACTTTCTGTAAAAAGAATACATTTCCAAAAGAATAGAAAATTCTTTTCCGAAAGAAATATATTGTATCAGGAGATTTCCAAACTAACCATTTCGCAGTAACCTTGAAGCAAACAGGGCTGGAGGAACGATTTTGATCATCAGCGCAAGCAGAAGAACCGACATTCCCTCTTGCTATGCAGACTGGTTTTTCAACCGTGTACAAGAAGGGTTCGTCTACACAAGAAACCCAAAAAATTACCACCAGGTCAGTAGGATTTCCTTGGAAATCGACAAGGTGGACGGGATTGTGTTCTGGACAAAAAACCCCCTGCCCATGCTGCCCAGGCTCCAGGAATTATCCAGTTTTCCTTATTACTTCCAGTATACCCTTACCCCCTATGGAAGGGATATCGAACCTTCAGTGCCTCCTAAGATTGAAGTAGGGATTCCCAGTTTTTGCAGACTCTCCGATACCATTGGCCCCGATCGTGTCATCTGGCGATATGACCCGATATTGGTTACTACATTTTACAGCATTGATTATCATCTCAGGTACTTTACAAAGATGGCTGGGTTGCTAAAGGGATATACAAACCGGTGCACTATCAGTTTTCTCGATTTGTATTCCAATATGCGCAAGAATACAGACAAACTTGGTCTTATCATGATATCCGAAAAGGAACAGCATTACCTGTGTGAGAATTTTTCCTCAATTGCCCATGCAAACGGAATGGAGATCGATACTTGTTCAGAATCGATCGACACGAGTAGGTACGGCATGGGCCATGCCCGTTGTATAGACGACAGGCTCTTGGAAAAAATCGGGGGAAAGCCACTAACACTTAGCAAGGACAAAAACCAACGACTGGAATGCGGTTGTGTAACAAGCAAGGATATCGGTATGTATGACACCTGCTGCAACGGGTGCCTGTATTGCTATGCGACCAGGAATACAGGGCAGGGACGTAGGAATAATGCGCTGCACGACCCCCATTCGCCACTACTCATCGGAACGTTATCGGATGGGGACGAGCTTGCTGAACTTACGCATGGCGCTACGCAACTTACGTTATTCTAGAATGGATTGGTATTCCGCTTCATTCTTCTTCTTTCATTTTTCTTCTTTTTATCTTTTATCTTTTTTGGAGATGATGCGTTTTTTACAAAGCAATGGAACCTATTGGAAACTGCGTGTTTTTGGTTTGGAAACAGCTTCTACAAAAGAGAGAAAATCTATAAAGTTTCCCTCATAAGGACGCTGCTTCCTGCAACGCAAGAAAAATGATGAAATCACTGGAAATCATGTTGAAGAGAGAACCGGTATTGATGGTATCCTCCTTTTTAGCCCTCATTTCAATGGTTCTGGTTCCTCCATCCCTTTCCTATATCCATTATATAGATTTCAAAGTATTGGGTTGTCTTTTCTGCCTGATGCTTGTAGTCTCGGGGTTCCAGAAGATCTTCCTGTTCAACCATATTGCCTCGTTTCTTTTGACCTTTGCCCACAATCCGCGGCAGGTTTCGCAAGTGTTGATTGTCCTTACTTTTTTTTCATCTATGGCAATAACAAATGATGTTGCCCTCATTACCTTCGTCCCGCTTACGATTGTTGTCTTTTCCCTATGCAGAAAAACGGAACCGATTCTACCAACCATAATTTTGCAGACGGTCGGTGCGAATGTTGGCAGTTCGCTTACCCCGGTAGGGAATCCGCAGAATCTCTACCTGTTTTCCTACTATTCCATTCCAGCAAAAACTTTTTTCTTTACCATGCTTCCACTGGTATTCGCCGGGGCGATGCTTTTATTGCTGTTATCGTTGTCAATCCCACGTACAAGCAAAGGGTTTACCGTTGAAATAGAAAAACCTGCAAAAATGGATGTACGGCAAACCATTCGCTATGCATTGCTCTTCCTTTTGTCCCTCGGGGCCGTTTTCAACGTGCTAAGCTGGTATTCTGCAGTAATAATCGTCGTACTGTTTTCTGAGAAAATACTATTGAAAAAGGTAGATTATTCCCTTTTGTTGACATTCGTCGCACTTTTTATTTTCGTAGGCAACCTAGGGTCCCTTCGCTATGTACAGGATTTCTTCAGGAATCTGCTTGAAGGAAGGGTGTTTGCCACATCCCTAATAGCCAGCCAATTGATTAGCAATGTACCGGCAACCTTTTTATTGTCTCCCTTTACTGGCAACAGCAGGCAACTGTTGCTGGGAGTCAATGCAGGTGGCTGTGGTACCTTGATAGCTTCCATGGCCTCAGTCATATCTTTCAAATATTTTATTAATTTTGCACCCAATGAAACCAAACGGTATTTCTATACTTTTACTGGGGTCAACTTGCTTTTTGTTTTGCTTTTTACTGTAATCTGGATACTATTCCTACAATGAACCATACAATGAATAAATCAATACTCTACGCGGTTGGTGCTGCAAGCCTCTATGCATTGCATGCACCCTTCTCTAAGTATTTGCTTAACACCGTACCACCAACTATGTTGGCAGCATTGCTTTATCTCGGCGCAGGAATGGGAGTAGGGCTTCTTATCCTCTACCAACTGGCAGGAAATATAAAGACAAAAGCCAAAGATTTTGAAAAGAGAGACGTACCCTATGTCGTTCTGATGGTCCTATTGGATATCGCAGCACCAATATGCCTGATGGCCGGTCTTTCACGTTCGCTCCCCTCTACCGTTTCGCTTTTAAACAATTTCGAAATCATAGCGACAGTCCTGATTGCTTCGTTGGCCTTCAAGGAAGTCATTTCTCCCAGACTCTGGGTATCAATACTTCTGATATGCATAGCGAGTATATTGCTTTCAGTAGAAGATTTCTCTTCTATCCATCTGACAAGAGGATCTCTCTTTGTGATTGCTGCCTGCACATTCTGGGGTCTGGAAAACAACTGCACGAGGCAACTTTCAGCGAAAAACCCGTTGCAGCTAGTCTTTATTAAAGGAATTTGCTCAGGGCTGGGAACCTTTGTCATCGCACGTTCAATTGGGCAAGCTCTTCCCCCTTTGCCTTTTTTGCTTGCATCACTTACGTTGGGATTCATTACTTTCGGGTTAAGCATTTCGCTTTATATTTTGGCACAGAGGAATCTAGGTGCGGCGAAAACGAGCGCCTTCTATGCACTCGCTCCCTTTATCGGAGCCACTCTCTCACTACTTTTCTATTGGGAAAAACCGACTCCCTCTTTTCTACTGGCATTTGCCTTGATGGGAGCCGGTACTATCTTTTCCATGCTTGATCAGAAAGAACAAACAATAAAAGGCTGAGTGTTTCCTATTCCCTGTTTTCCCCGAGTAAGGGCAGAATATTGTTCTGTTGTGCCAACTCAACGCTTTTCAGGCCCCTTTGGCTAAGGTGGGTGTACAAATCAGAGAGCTGCTCGCTGCTATGACCTATGGTCATGCGCAATACATGTTCATCCACAGAGCCCCTAAGCAGTGTATTGGCCATATGCCGTAAAGAATGAAATGTAATATTCCGATCAAGTATCTCCTGTTTTTCCAGAACTTTTGAACGAACCAATGCACCTTGCAGCTTTTCGCTGAAATAGTGACTGGAAACATAGGAACCGGTACGTCTGCTCCAGAAAACCAGGTCATTGCCATTACCGAAAGGATTGGAACGACCTAAAAGAAGAAGTTCTTCGCAGAGGAAAGCAGGGCAGGGGACAAGCCTTGTCTTTTTCCCTTTCGGTTCTTTCAGTCCAGCCTTATTTGCATAGGCAAATTCTACGGTGATCAAGCCTGAAGAAATTGAAGAAGCATGCAGGCCTCTCAGTTCACCGCTACGCATACCTGTAAGCAGAGAGAGCAAACAGGCTAGATACATACGTTTTTCTCCTGATGTTTTTAGATATTGCATGAAATTCGACAATTCATCCTCACTGAGGATCCCTCGCATCCTGTGGGTACATTTCAAAGGACGTAAAGCGATCGACACTGATGCATCAATCAGCCCAGCCCGTTGGGCC
The sequence above is a segment of the Sphaerochaeta pleomorpha str. Grapes genome. Coding sequences within it:
- a CDS encoding carbon starvation CstA family protein; this encodes MVSFFLSLAVLILGYFFYGTLVERLFGPDDRQTPANVKNDGVDFVPMKTWKVFLIQLLNIAGLGPIFGAISGALWGPQVFLWICLGSVFAGGVHDYMSGMLSERHNGASISEITGRYLGKGMLQVMRVFSVVLLVFVGVAFLVGPAQLLARLTPDSLTIKVWVLIILAYYFLATMFPIDKIIGKLYPIFGGVLIFMALGIIIGLFAKGYKIPEIAFTNQHPSGTAIFPFMFITVACGAISGFHSTQSPMMARCITNERDGKKIFYGAMISEGIIALIWAAAGCAFYEGGTTVGLANALKAFGGAPANIVYDVSFGLLGKFGGFLAVIGVIACPITSGDTAFRSARLTIADWAHIDQSKTSKRLALSLPLLLVGFLISKLNYSIIWRYFSWSNQTLAMIVLWAASVYMYRFVKNKYAFLMTLIPAIFMAAVTVTYICLAKEGFRLPPTVSYPIGMVFAVGCLAIFYITTIRHPEKRAQQELAA
- a CDS encoding phytoene desaturase family protein; translated protein: MRTNANKKKVIIIGAGVAGLTAGIYALKKGYLVELYEKNPIAGGECTGWDRKGYHIDNCIHWMIGSKAGTDLNAMYLETRALDPDHGIGLHRQEIMYKSTLNGEFLTLYEDLEKTRKEWIALSPVDEEQINLLFSDCELGKRTVIPAGVPPEQLGAISGISLLIKSLMTFKLFHRYKGISTQDLIDRFHHPLIKACISDFCTPESMGYSFPMCYGNFASGDGGIPEGGSRAMALRMLSRFESLGGVFKGNCPVVKIEVDGQNATGITTEDGQFFAADYIIPACDAAHTFSTLLDPSYMNSMFHDYFSKPESYPVYGMFQAAWAVDCEENLLPCEVMASASQIKTHSWQSERITFKTYFYEPSFAPKGKQIIQALWGMDGTAWDYWKELENDKTAYQAKKQELSCSIEQRIEELWPGYKEKLSLLDSWTPCTYRRYCNAYRGYNQACVITKKSAKIPYPSAYIKNLRNVVLAGQWLSPPGGIPGSCITGKYAAFRVDYLEHKMLFQAKKVFFRVILPTLVVLIATLVL
- a CDS encoding AbrB/MazE/SpoVT family DNA-binding domain-containing protein translates to MNDRLMNTVKVGEKGQIVIPKEMRDLMGIKTGDSLLILADKDRGIAIPKKADMEKIAKDILDHEN
- a CDS encoding SDR family NAD(P)-dependent oxidoreductase, encoding MTSGKGKTALITSATSGIGREVACIHAEHGGGLVLVSKNKTALDQLKEELKEKYDIPIYVIAKDLCDASAPKEIFEEVKKSGLTIDYIINDAGFGELCKSYGHEEKHFLAMLDLVMVSLASLTRLFLPEFTKKNEGRILNISSANMFVPCSMEAMYLASKTFFSNFGTAFSSELSDTNVTITNLMPLKKNSRYETVFGSVKVPLFIRRMNSHKVAKTGYKAMLQGKLNVLCGVTFAQKAMYSTIPSIQKKAIVKSIRKMQEIF
- a CDS encoding DUF1848 domain-containing protein; the encoded protein is MIISASRRTDIPSCYADWFFNRVQEGFVYTRNPKNYHQVSRISLEIDKVDGIVFWTKNPLPMLPRLQELSSFPYYFQYTLTPYGRDIEPSVPPKIEVGIPSFCRLSDTIGPDRVIWRYDPILVTTFYSIDYHLRYFTKMAGLLKGYTNRCTISFLDLYSNMRKNTDKLGLIMISEKEQHYLCENFSSIAHANGMEIDTCSESIDTSRYGMGHARCIDDRLLEKIGGKPLTLSKDKNQRLECGCVTSKDIGMYDTCCNGCLYCYATRNTGQGRRNNALHDPHSPLLIGTLSDGDELAELTHGATQLTLF
- a CDS encoding SLC13 family permease, which translates into the protein MMKSLEIMLKREPVLMVSSFLALISMVLVPPSLSYIHYIDFKVLGCLFCLMLVVSGFQKIFLFNHIASFLLTFAHNPRQVSQVLIVLTFFSSMAITNDVALITFVPLTIVVFSLCRKTEPILPTIILQTVGANVGSSLTPVGNPQNLYLFSYYSIPAKTFFFTMLPLVFAGAMLLLLLSLSIPRTSKGFTVEIEKPAKMDVRQTIRYALLFLLSLGAVFNVLSWYSAVIIVVLFSEKILLKKVDYSLLLTFVALFIFVGNLGSLRYVQDFFRNLLEGRVFATSLIASQLISNVPATFLLSPFTGNSRQLLLGVNAGGCGTLIASMASVISFKYFINFAPNETKRYFYTFTGVNLLFVLLFTVIWILFLQ
- a CDS encoding DMT family transporter, which produces MNKSILYAVGAASLYALHAPFSKYLLNTVPPTMLAALLYLGAGMGVGLLILYQLAGNIKTKAKDFEKRDVPYVVLMVLLDIAAPICLMAGLSRSLPSTVSLLNNFEIIATVLIASLAFKEVISPRLWVSILLICIASILLSVEDFSSIHLTRGSLFVIAACTFWGLENNCTRQLSAKNPLQLVFIKGICSGLGTFVIARSIGQALPPLPFLLASLTLGFITFGLSISLYILAQRNLGAAKTSAFYALAPFIGATLSLLFYWEKPTPSFLLAFALMGAGTIFSMLDQKEQTIKG
- a CDS encoding tyrosine-type recombinase/integrase; protein product: MIASAPFTLCKLSKNDRIYWYALFRDPQTGKRTNKKSVEKLRKELGIQSTQPIKRRDEAILICKQALDAGLLFGKKTPTTLFDYLSLFFDWEKSPYVEKRNLLDPGSLSQDYISTRQNLVSNHVLPLIHHNLLLSVVTTRYMEQLQLSLVKKGKLSHATVNICMQAVTMAVREAQRAGLIDASVSIALRPLKCTHRMRGILSEDELSNFMQYLKTSGEKRMYLACLLSLLTGMRSGELRGLHASSISSGLITVEFAYANKAGLKEPKGKKTRLVPCPAFLCEELLLLGRSNPFGNGNDLVFWSRRTGSYVSSHYFSEKLQGALVRSKVLEKQEILDRNITFHSLRHMANTLLRGSVDEHVLRMTIGHSSEQLSDLYTHLSQRGLKSVELAQQNNILPLLGENRE